A window from Pseudomonas campi encodes these proteins:
- the ompR gene encoding two-component system response regulator OmpR produces MSSTPVVEGEKILIVDDDPGLRRLLERFLSEQGYRVRAVENVEQMDRLLARELFQLLVLDLMLPGEDGLSACGRLRAANNQLPIIMLTAKGDEASRIQGLEQGADDYLAKPFNPRELLARIKAVLRRQAPVVPGAPGSEDESVSFGEYELSLATRELKKGDEVHMLTTGEFAVLKALVQHAREPLTRDKLMNLARGREWDALERSIDVQISRLRRLIEPDPSKPRYIQTVWGVGYVFVPDGSK; encoded by the coding sequence ATGAGCAGCACACCCGTAGTGGAAGGCGAGAAGATCCTTATCGTCGACGATGACCCCGGCCTGCGCCGCCTGCTGGAGCGCTTCCTCAGCGAGCAGGGCTACCGTGTGCGCGCCGTGGAGAACGTCGAGCAGATGGACCGCCTACTGGCCCGCGAGCTGTTCCAGCTGCTGGTGCTCGACCTCATGCTGCCCGGTGAGGACGGCCTGTCCGCCTGCGGCCGCCTGCGCGCGGCGAACAACCAGCTGCCGATCATCATGCTCACCGCCAAGGGCGATGAAGCCAGCCGCATTCAGGGCCTGGAGCAGGGCGCCGACGACTACCTGGCCAAGCCGTTCAACCCGCGTGAGCTGCTGGCGCGGATCAAGGCCGTGCTGCGCCGCCAGGCGCCGGTAGTGCCGGGTGCGCCGGGCAGCGAGGACGAGAGTGTCAGCTTCGGCGAGTACGAACTGTCCCTGGCCACCCGCGAGCTGAAGAAGGGTGACGAGGTGCACATGCTCACCACCGGCGAGTTCGCCGTGCTCAAGGCCCTGGTCCAGCACGCCCGCGAGCCGCTGACCCGCGACAAGCTGATGAACCTGGCCCGTGGCCGCGAGTGGGACGCCCTGGAGCGCTCCATCGACGTGCAGATATCGCGTCTGCGCCGGCTGATCGAACCGGACCCGTCCAAGCCGCGCTATATCCAGACGGTGTGGGGCGTGGGTTATGTGTTTGTGCCGGATGGCAGCAAGTGA
- the rmf gene encoding ribosome modulation factor: protein MTPPDEHHSEDSHWSLESLNKAYQQGYMAGLTGQPQHQQPYPAEVLAAAWEAGWDDGNEQFKQHQRRSA from the coding sequence ATGACGCCGCCCGACGAACACCACAGCGAAGACAGCCACTGGAGCCTGGAAAGCCTGAACAAGGCTTATCAGCAAGGCTACATGGCAGGCCTCACCGGCCAGCCGCAGCACCAGCAGCCCTATCCCGCCGAGGTCCTGGCCGCAGCCTGGGAAGCCGGCTGGGACGACGGCAACGAGCAGTTCAAACAGCACCAGCGCCGCAGCGCCTGA
- a CDS encoding Tex family protein: protein MDSINTRIANELGVRPQQVAAAVALLDEGSTVPFIARYRKEVTGSLDDTQLRNLEERLRYLRELDERRTAILASIEEQGKLTPELTREINLAETKTRLEDLYLPYKQKRRTKGQIALEAGLGELADGLFNDPTLNPEEQAARFVDAEKGFADVKAVLEGAKYILMERFAEDATLLERLRSYLKDNATLSARVVAGKEAEGAKFSDYFEHDEAFKGVPSHRALAIFRGRNEGILGASLKVGDEAPGSMHPCEGMIGERFGVEQRGRAADKWLGEVVRWTWKVKLYTHLETDLFSELREKAEEEAINVFARNLHDLLLAAPAGPRATLALDPGLRTGCKVAVVDATGKVLETATVYPHAPRNDWDGTLAILAKLCAKHAVDLISIGNGTASRETDKLAADLIKKLPGLKLTKVMVSEAGASVYSASELAAKEFPDMDVSLRGAVSIARRLQDPLAELVKIDPKSIGVGQYQHDVSQLKLARSLDAVVEDCVNAVGVDVNTASVALLARISGLNATLAQNIVSHRDANGAFKTRDELKKVSRLGEKTFEQAAGFLRVMNGDNPLDASGVHPETYRLVERIAQGTERDIRSLIGDSAFLKRLDPAKFTDEQFGLPTVTDILKELDKPGRDPRPEFKTAEFQDGVETLKDLQPGMVLEGVVTNVTNFGAFVDIGVHQDGLVHISALSEKFVKDPYEVVKAGDIVKVKVMEVDIPRNRVGLTMRMSDTPGEKVDGPRGGGRPGNGGQNRGGNQPRSERHSSQDKPAPANPGMAALFANAKQLKK, encoded by the coding sequence ATGGACAGTATCAACACTCGCATCGCCAACGAGCTGGGCGTGCGCCCGCAACAGGTTGCCGCCGCCGTGGCCCTGCTCGATGAAGGTTCCACCGTGCCATTCATCGCCCGCTACCGTAAGGAAGTCACCGGCAGCCTGGACGATACCCAGCTGCGTAACCTGGAAGAACGCCTGCGCTACCTGCGCGAACTGGACGAGCGCCGCACGGCGATCCTCGCCAGCATCGAGGAACAGGGCAAGCTGACGCCCGAGCTGACCCGCGAGATCAACCTGGCCGAGACCAAGACGCGCCTCGAAGACCTCTACCTGCCGTACAAGCAGAAGCGCCGCACCAAGGGCCAGATCGCCCTGGAAGCCGGCCTCGGCGAGCTGGCCGACGGCCTGTTCAATGACCCGACGCTGAATCCGGAAGAGCAGGCCGCACGCTTCGTCGACGCTGAGAAAGGCTTCGCCGACGTCAAGGCCGTGCTCGAAGGCGCCAAGTACATCCTCATGGAGCGCTTCGCCGAAGACGCCACCCTGCTCGAGCGCCTGCGCAGCTACCTCAAGGACAACGCCACCCTCAGCGCCCGCGTGGTGGCTGGCAAAGAGGCCGAAGGCGCCAAGTTCAGCGACTACTTCGAGCACGACGAAGCCTTCAAGGGCGTCCCCTCGCACCGCGCCCTGGCGATCTTCCGCGGCCGTAACGAAGGCATCCTCGGCGCCAGCCTCAAGGTCGGCGACGAAGCGCCGGGCAGCATGCACCCGTGCGAAGGCATGATCGGCGAACGCTTCGGCGTCGAGCAGCGTGGCCGCGCCGCCGACAAATGGCTGGGCGAAGTGGTGCGCTGGACCTGGAAGGTCAAGCTCTACACCCACCTGGAAACCGACCTGTTCAGCGAGCTGCGGGAGAAGGCCGAGGAAGAGGCGATCAACGTCTTCGCCCGCAACCTGCACGACCTGCTGCTGGCCGCCCCAGCCGGCCCGCGCGCCACCCTGGCACTCGACCCGGGCCTGCGTACCGGCTGCAAGGTGGCGGTGGTCGACGCCACCGGCAAGGTGCTGGAAACCGCCACCGTCTACCCGCACGCGCCGCGCAATGACTGGGACGGCACTCTGGCGATCCTCGCCAAGCTGTGCGCCAAGCACGCGGTCGACCTGATCTCGATCGGCAACGGCACCGCCAGCCGCGAGACCGACAAGCTGGCCGCCGACCTGATCAAGAAACTGCCGGGCCTCAAGCTGACCAAAGTGATGGTCAGCGAAGCCGGCGCCTCGGTGTACTCGGCCTCCGAGCTGGCCGCCAAGGAATTCCCGGACATGGACGTGTCGCTGCGCGGCGCCGTGTCCATTGCCCGCCGCCTGCAGGACCCGCTGGCCGAGCTGGTGAAGATCGACCCGAAATCCATCGGTGTCGGCCAGTACCAGCACGACGTGTCGCAGCTCAAACTGGCGCGTTCGCTGGATGCGGTGGTCGAGGACTGCGTGAACGCCGTCGGCGTGGATGTGAACACCGCCTCCGTTGCCCTGCTGGCGCGCATCTCCGGCCTCAACGCGACCCTGGCGCAGAACATCGTCAGCCACCGCGACGCCAACGGCGCGTTCAAGACCCGCGACGAGCTGAAGAAGGTTTCGCGCCTGGGCGAGAAGACGTTCGAGCAGGCCGCCGGTTTCCTCCGCGTGATGAACGGCGACAACCCGCTGGATGCCTCCGGTGTGCACCCGGAAACCTACCGCCTGGTCGAGCGCATCGCCCAGGGTACCGAGCGCGATATCCGCTCGCTGATCGGTGATTCGGCCTTCCTCAAGCGCCTCGACCCGGCCAAGTTCACCGACGAGCAGTTCGGCCTGCCGACCGTCACCGACATCCTCAAGGAACTCGACAAGCCCGGCCGCGACCCGCGTCCGGAGTTCAAGACCGCCGAATTCCAGGACGGCGTGGAAACCCTCAAGGACCTGCAGCCGGGCATGGTGCTGGAAGGCGTGGTGACCAACGTCACCAACTTCGGCGCCTTCGTCGACATTGGCGTGCACCAGGACGGCCTGGTGCACATCTCGGCGCTGTCGGAGAAGTTCGTCAAGGACCCCTACGAGGTGGTCAAGGCCGGCGACATCGTCAAGGTCAAGGTCATGGAAGTGGACATCCCACGTAACCGCGTCGGCCTGACCATGCGCATGAGCGACACCCCCGGCGAGAAGGTCGACGGCCCGCGCGGTGGCGGACGCCCCGGCAACGGCGGGCAGAATCGCGGCGGCAACCAGCCGCGCAGCGAGCGCCATTCCAGCCAGGACAAGCCGGCCCCGGCCAACCCGGGCATGGCCGCGCTGTTCGCCAACGCCAAACAATTGAAGAAGTAA
- a CDS encoding PaaI family thioesterase: MSTASPVGQDSNFSKLLGIVIDKAENGEAQARMSMQEHLLNLHGRMHGGALFSLIDTTLGQASHSLFGGAAGSMTLECKVNYIRAVEQGEILCTARVLNAGRKVHVLEARVQQGDKLIATAQATFICK, encoded by the coding sequence ATGAGTACTGCCTCCCCCGTTGGCCAGGACAGCAACTTCAGCAAGCTGCTGGGCATCGTCATCGACAAGGCCGAGAACGGCGAAGCCCAGGCGCGCATGAGCATGCAGGAGCACCTGCTCAACCTGCACGGACGCATGCACGGCGGCGCGCTGTTCTCGCTGATCGACACCACCCTCGGCCAGGCCAGCCACAGCCTGTTCGGCGGCGCGGCCGGCAGCATGACCCTGGAGTGCAAGGTCAACTACATCCGCGCGGTCGAGCAGGGCGAGATTCTCTGCACCGCCCGCGTGCTAAATGCCGGGCGCAAGGTGCATGTGCTGGAGGCGCGGGTGCAGCAGGGTGACAAGTTGATCGCCACGGCCCAGGCGACCTTTATCTGCAAATAA
- the gshA gene encoding glutamate--cysteine ligase, with translation MSELFSRRLALLGDAAALPLLTQNLHGIERECLRVNADGSLAQTEHPRALGSALTHPQITTDYSEALLEFITPAEANPADTLADLERIHRFASSQLDGEYLWSPSMPGLLPDEADIPIARYGSSNIGRLKYVYRQGLALRYGKTMQCIAGIHYNFSLAEGLWPLLQQLDGDTQSARDYQSASYIALIRNFRRYSWLLMYLFGASPALDASFLRGRPHQLQQLDADTLFLPYATSLRMSDLGYQSNAQAGLTPCYNDLASYTESLRSAVATPYPAYAEIGTKNAAGEWLQLNSNIIQIENEYYSSIRPKRVTYSGERPIQALMSRGVQYVEVRCLDINPYLPLGIDLDQARFLDAFILFCALEDSPLLASGVCRASTENFLKTVKEGRRPGLQLQRDGQPVELQTWASELLERFAPIAELLDRAYGGDAYQTALHLQQRKVDDPAQTPSAQVLAELRETGESFRAMALRHSKEHAANFRAQPLTAEEQAGFVAMARTSLAEQAELESAEPGDFDSFVAAYQASILGIGV, from the coding sequence TTGAGCGAGCTTTTCTCCCGCCGCCTGGCGTTGCTCGGCGATGCTGCCGCCCTGCCCCTGCTGACCCAGAACCTGCACGGCATCGAGCGTGAATGCCTGCGCGTGAACGCCGACGGCAGCCTGGCGCAGACTGAACACCCGCGTGCCCTGGGTTCGGCGCTGACCCACCCGCAGATCACCACCGACTATTCCGAAGCGCTGTTGGAGTTCATCACCCCGGCCGAGGCGAACCCGGCGGACACCCTCGCCGACCTGGAGCGCATCCACCGCTTCGCCAGCAGCCAGCTGGACGGCGAATACCTGTGGAGTCCGTCGATGCCCGGCCTGTTGCCTGACGAGGCGGACATCCCGATCGCCCGCTACGGCAGCTCGAATATCGGCCGCCTCAAGTACGTCTACCGCCAGGGCCTGGCCCTGCGCTACGGCAAGACCATGCAGTGCATCGCCGGCATCCACTACAACTTCAGCCTGGCCGAAGGCCTGTGGCCGCTGTTGCAGCAGCTGGACGGCGACACCCAGAGCGCCCGCGACTACCAGTCGGCCAGCTACATCGCGCTGATCCGCAACTTCCGCCGCTACAGCTGGCTGCTGATGTACCTGTTCGGCGCCTCGCCGGCGCTCGACGCCAGCTTCCTGCGCGGCCGCCCGCACCAGCTGCAGCAGCTCGACGCCGACACCCTGTTCCTGCCCTACGCCACCAGCCTGCGCATGAGCGACCTGGGCTACCAGAGCAATGCCCAGGCCGGCCTGACGCCCTGCTACAACGATCTGGCCAGTTACACCGAGAGCCTGCGTTCGGCAGTGGCCACGCCCTACCCGGCCTATGCCGAGATCGGCACCAAGAACGCCGCCGGCGAATGGCTGCAGCTCAACAGCAACATCATCCAGATCGAAAACGAGTACTACTCGAGCATCCGCCCCAAGCGCGTCACCTATTCCGGCGAGCGGCCGATCCAGGCGCTGATGAGCCGCGGCGTGCAGTACGTGGAAGTGCGCTGCCTGGACATCAACCCCTACCTGCCGCTGGGCATCGACCTCGATCAGGCACGCTTCCTCGACGCCTTCATCCTGTTCTGCGCCCTGGAGGACAGCCCGCTGCTGGCCAGCGGCGTGTGCCGTGCCAGCACCGAGAACTTCCTCAAGACGGTCAAGGAAGGCCGCCGCCCAGGCCTGCAGCTGCAGCGCGACGGCCAGCCGGTTGAACTGCAGACCTGGGCTAGCGAGCTGCTCGAACGCTTCGCGCCGATCGCCGAATTGCTCGACCGCGCCTATGGCGGCGACGCCTACCAGACCGCCCTGCACCTGCAGCAGCGCAAGGTCGACGACCCGGCGCAAACGCCGTCGGCGCAGGTACTGGCCGAGCTGCGCGAGACCGGCGAGAGTTTCCGCGCCATGGCCCTGCGCCACAGCAAGGAACATGCGGCGAATTTCCGCGCCCAACCGCTGACTGCCGAGGAACAGGCCGGCTTCGTGGCCATGGCGCGCACCTCGCTGGCCGAGCAGGCCGAACTGGAAAGTGCCGAGCCGGGCGACTTCGATAGCTTCGTCGCCGCCTACCAGGCCAGCATTCTCGGTATTGGTGTTTGA
- a CDS encoding VOC family protein, with the protein MRPVLNRIMLYVRDVQATCDFYERHFGFVSQRQADDRVVELSAPGGGAILMLHPAAKSVKTGQVTVKLVFDIEDVDGFKAKCLEQGLAFGATHQADGYRFANGKDPDGNTVSISSRAFSRA; encoded by the coding sequence ATGCGGCCTGTACTCAACCGGATAATGCTGTATGTGCGCGATGTCCAGGCCACCTGCGACTTCTATGAGCGTCATTTCGGGTTTGTCAGCCAGCGGCAAGCCGACGACCGAGTCGTGGAGTTGAGCGCCCCAGGTGGCGGGGCAATTCTCATGCTGCATCCGGCGGCCAAAAGCGTCAAAACCGGACAGGTCACCGTCAAGCTGGTCTTCGATATCGAGGACGTGGACGGATTCAAGGCAAAGTGCCTGGAGCAAGGGCTGGCGTTTGGCGCTACGCATCAAGCGGACGGCTACCGCTTCGCCAATGGCAAAGACCCTGACGGCAATACCGTTTCCATTAGCAGTCGGGCGTTTTCCAGGGCGTAG
- the argA gene encoding amino-acid N-acetyltransferase codes for MHDYVNWLRHATPYINAHRDCTFVVMLPGEGVEHPNFGNIVHDLVLLHSLGVRLVLVHGSRPQIETRLAARGLTPRYHHNLRITDGPTLECVIDAVGQLRIAIEARLSMDIAASPMQGSRLRVTGGNFVTARPIGVLDGVDYHHTGEVRRVDRKGIGRLLDERSIVLLSSLGYSPTGEIFNLACEDVATRAAIDLQADKLLLFSAEHGLLDEAGKLVRELRPQQVPAHLARLGACYQAELLDAAAQACRGGVKRSHIVSYMDDGSLLTELFTRDGGGTLVDQEQFESLREATIEDVGGLIDLITPLEDQGILVRRSREVLEREIEQFSIVERDGLIIACAALYQIADSDCGELACLAVNPDYRHGGRGDELLERIEERARAQGLKTLIVLTTRTAHWFQERGFEPSSVERLPAARASLYNYQRNSKIFEKAL; via the coding sequence ATGCACGACTACGTCAACTGGCTGCGCCACGCTACGCCCTATATCAACGCCCACCGGGATTGCACCTTCGTGGTCATGCTGCCCGGCGAAGGCGTCGAACACCCGAATTTCGGCAATATCGTCCACGACCTGGTGCTGCTGCACAGCCTCGGCGTGCGCCTGGTGCTGGTACACGGCTCGCGCCCGCAGATCGAGACGCGCCTGGCCGCTCGCGGCCTGACGCCGCGCTACCACCACAACCTGCGCATCACCGACGGGCCAACCCTGGAATGCGTGATCGATGCCGTCGGCCAGCTGCGTATCGCCATCGAGGCGCGCCTGTCGATGGATATCGCCGCCTCGCCGATGCAGGGCTCGCGCCTGCGCGTGACCGGCGGCAACTTCGTCACCGCGCGGCCGATCGGCGTGCTCGATGGCGTCGACTACCACCACACCGGCGAGGTCCGTCGCGTCGACCGCAAGGGCATCGGTCGTTTGCTCGACGAGCGCAGCATTGTGCTGCTGTCGTCGCTCGGTTACTCGCCCACCGGGGAGATCTTCAACCTGGCCTGCGAGGACGTCGCCACCCGCGCCGCCATTGACCTGCAGGCCGACAAGTTGCTGCTGTTCAGCGCCGAACACGGTCTGCTCGACGAAGCCGGCAAGCTGGTGCGTGAGCTGCGCCCGCAACAGGTGCCGGCGCACCTGGCGCGGCTCGGCGCCTGCTACCAGGCCGAGCTGCTGGATGCCGCCGCCCAGGCCTGCCGTGGCGGGGTCAAGCGCAGCCATATCGTCAGCTACATGGACGATGGTTCGCTGCTCACCGAGCTGTTCACCCGCGACGGCGGCGGCACCCTGGTCGACCAGGAGCAGTTCGAATCGCTGCGCGAGGCGACCATCGAGGACGTCGGCGGGCTGATCGACCTGATCACTCCGCTGGAGGACCAGGGCATCCTGGTGCGCCGTTCGCGCGAAGTGCTGGAGCGCGAGATCGAGCAGTTCAGCATCGTCGAGCGCGACGGCCTGATCATCGCCTGCGCGGCCCTGTACCAGATCGCCGACTCGGACTGCGGCGAGCTGGCCTGCCTGGCGGTGAACCCGGACTACCGGCATGGTGGACGTGGCGACGAACTGCTCGAACGCATCGAGGAACGCGCGCGGGCGCAGGGCCTGAAGACCCTGATCGTGCTCACCACGCGCACCGCCCATTGGTTCCAGGAACGCGGCTTCGAGCCGAGCAGCGTCGAGCGCCTGCCGGCCGCGCGGGCCTCGCTGTACAACTACCAGCGCAATTCGAAGATCTTCGAAAAGGCCCTTTGA
- the argE gene encoding acetylornithine deacetylase — MSLPSLQDQFAALIAAPSVSCTQPHWDQSNRAVIDLLASWLGELGFACEIQDIAPGKANLLATYGSGPGGLVLAGHSDTVPFDAALWQSDPLKLTEQGDRWIGLGVCDMKGFFPLVIEAVRGLLDQPFRQPLLILATCDEESSMSGARALADAGRPLGRAAVIGEPTGLKPIRLHKGVMMERIDILGQSGHSSDPSLGHSALEAMQDAMGELRALRNQWQREFNNPQFSVPQPTLNLGCIHGGDNPNRICGQCALEFDLRPLPGMDPEQLRAAIRSKLQPLAERHQVKIDFAPLFANVPPFEQSADCELVRLAEKLTGHAAQSVAFGTEAPYLQQLGCETIVLGPGDIACAHQPGEFLELARIQPTITLLRQLIQHYCL; from the coding sequence ATGTCGCTTCCCTCCCTGCAAGACCAGTTCGCCGCGCTGATTGCCGCGCCGTCGGTAAGTTGCACCCAGCCGCACTGGGACCAGTCCAACCGTGCCGTGATCGACCTGCTGGCCAGCTGGCTGGGTGAACTCGGCTTCGCCTGCGAAATCCAGGATATCGCGCCGGGTAAGGCCAACCTGCTGGCCACCTATGGCAGTGGCCCCGGCGGCCTGGTGCTGGCCGGGCACAGCGACACCGTGCCGTTCGATGCCGCGCTGTGGCAGAGCGATCCGCTCAAGCTGACCGAGCAGGGCGACCGCTGGATCGGCCTCGGCGTGTGCGACATGAAGGGTTTTTTCCCGCTGGTGATCGAGGCCGTGCGCGGCCTGCTTGACCAGCCGTTCCGCCAGCCGCTGCTGATTCTCGCCACCTGCGACGAGGAAAGCTCGATGTCCGGCGCCCGCGCCCTGGCCGATGCCGGCAGGCCGCTGGGGCGGGCCGCGGTGATCGGCGAGCCGACGGGCTTAAAGCCGATCCGCCTGCACAAGGGGGTGATGATGGAACGCATCGACATCCTCGGCCAGAGCGGTCATTCCTCCGACCCCAGCCTCGGCCACAGTGCCCTGGAGGCCATGCAGGATGCCATGGGCGAGCTGCGGGCCCTGCGTAATCAGTGGCAGCGCGAGTTCAACAACCCGCAGTTCAGCGTGCCGCAGCCGACCCTCAACCTCGGCTGCATTCACGGTGGCGACAATCCCAACCGCATCTGCGGCCAGTGCGCGCTGGAGTTCGACCTGCGCCCGCTGCCGGGCATGGACCCGGAGCAGTTGCGCGCGGCGATTCGCAGCAAGTTGCAGCCACTGGCCGAGCGGCATCAGGTAAAGATCGACTTCGCCCCGCTGTTCGCCAATGTGCCGCCCTTCGAGCAGAGCGCCGATTGCGAGTTGGTACGCCTGGCGGAAAAGCTGACCGGGCATGCGGCGCAGTCGGTGGCATTTGGCACCGAAGCGCCGTATCTTCAGCAACTCGGTTGCGAGACCATCGTCCTCGGCCCCGGCGATATCGCCTGCGCCCACCAGCCGGGCGAGTTTCTCGAGCTGGCGCGTATCCAGCCCACGATCACGCTGCTGCGCCAACTGATTCAGCACTACTGCCTATGA